The genomic DNA TCGATGGTATTGGTGCCGGCGCGCGTTACCCAGCGCGGCGGTGCGCGGTCGGGCGCGATCTTGAAATCGGTTGGTGACGCTCTGGGCGCGAGCGCGGCCAGCGCTTGCGCAATCGTGTCGCGGCCGGCGAGCGTTTGCAGGTTCCAGCTCAGCGCCAGCGCGTCGCGCCAGAAGCTGTCGGCGAGGAAGAGATGGCCGAGCGCATCGGGCTCGGGCTTGCCCAGCGTGCGCTCGAATGCATCGAGCCAGGCCTGCGCGGATGCGGCGATATCCTTCGTCCTGTCCAGCATGCGACCTCGTGGCCGTCTTCGCGGCGTTTCCTCGGGTCGAAGCTATCCTGTTTCGCGGGCCGCCAAAAGCCGGCGACCCCAGCGATGCCGGCATATGGCACTGCTCGGACGGAATGTGCCGGCGATGCCCTGGCCGGGCTTCGGCGGTGAACTAAGGCCCGCCCGCCTTGTGGTCAGCCCAATAGGGATCGCGCAGCTTGCGTTTGAAGATCTTTCCGGTCGCCTCGCGGGGCAGCGCATCCAGGAACTGAACGTCCTTCGGCACCTTGAAGTTGGCCAGCCGGTCGCGCAGCCAGCCTTGTACGGCGCCGGCGGAGAGCTGTGCGCCGCTGTCGGGCTCGATGCAGGCGCATAACCGCTCGCCGTATTCCGCGTCAGGGACGCCGAAGACGGCGCAATCGCGCACGCCGGGCATTCCGATCAGCACGCTCTCGATCTCGGCGGGATAGATGTTGACGCCGCCCGAGATCACCATGTCGCGCTTGCGGTCGCACAGGAACAGATAGCCGTCTTCGTCGAGATAGCCGACATCGCCGACGCTGACGAGACCCTCGCGCCCCGCCTCGGCCCTGGCCTGCGCCTTGCCGTGATAGTCGAAATCCGGCACCGCCGTCTGCCGCATGAAGATCTCGCCGACCTCGCCGACGCCGCAGAGGCTGCCGTCATCGCGAAAGATCTTGACGATGCCGCCTTCGATGGCGCAGCCGACCGTCCCGGGCTTCTTCAGGGCTTCCTCGGCCGAATGCCACACCGGGATTCCGGTCTCGGTCGAGCCGAAATATTCGTTGATGACCGGTCCCCACCATTCGATCATGGCCCGCTTGACCTCGGGCGGGCAGGGCGCGGCGCCATGCACGACGAACCGCAGTGACGACAGGTCATAGCGATGGCGCACCGCCTCGGGCAGGCGGAGCAGGCGCACGAACATGGTCGGCACCATGTGGATGTGCGTCACGCGGTGCCGCTCGATCAGCGCCAAGAGTTCCTCGGCGTCGAACCGCGCCTGCAGCACGATGGTGCAGCCGTTGCGGAACGCCATCATGCCGTAGGAATGCGGCGCCGAATGATACATCGGCCCGTTGATCAGCACGATCTGGCCCTCGCGCGGCTTGATGCCGTAGGCGATGGCGCCGACGCGCTCGGAGGCGGCGGCCTGCTCGGGAGGCATCGGCATGCGCCGCACGCCCTTCGGCATGCCCGTGGTGCCCGACGTATAGATCATCGCGGCGGCGC from Bradyrhizobium sp. CCBAU 53351 includes the following:
- a CDS encoding acyl-CoA synthetase is translated as MIISGERRIGYDEIQARIKRAASGLREMDLAEGAPVAMMLRNDFALFEVVAASAALGSPVVPINWHLKAEEVRYILTDSGAKILVCHADLLPQIRAGIPDDVRLLVVASPPELAATFALPPGLTEVPAGLTDWDRWRDGHTETQEAPRRAAAMIYTSGTTGMPKGVRRMPMPPEQAAASERVGAIAYGIKPREGQIVLINGPMYHSAPHSYGMMAFRNGCTIVLQARFDAEELLALIERHRVTHIHMVPTMFVRLLRLPEAVRHRYDLSSLRFVVHGAAPCPPEVKRAMIEWWGPVINEYFGSTETGIPVWHSAEEALKKPGTVGCAIEGGIVKIFRDDGSLCGVGEVGEIFMRQTAVPDFDYHGKAQARAEAGREGLVSVGDVGYLDEDGYLFLCDRKRDMVISGGVNIYPAEIESVLIGMPGVRDCAVFGVPDAEYGERLCACIEPDSGAQLSAGAVQGWLRDRLANFKVPKDVQFLDALPREATGKIFKRKLRDPYWADHKAGGP